Proteins co-encoded in one Juglans regia cultivar Chandler chromosome 16, Walnut 2.0, whole genome shotgun sequence genomic window:
- the LOC108990664 gene encoding cytochrome P450 86B1-like, translated as MARKLVFSSLQWLDSRLCWEVTISLLGLFILNCIFQRLLNKGPMLWPFFGITPSILLHINNLYDWMTESLIKAGGTFYFRGVWIGGVFGIMTADPSNIEYMLKSKLENFPKGKYYRERFSDFLGDGIFNADDELWKGQRRIATSEMHSRFFVERSFQTMKDLVHQKLLKVLENLSESEGRFDLQGVLLRFTFDNICTAAFGTDPGCLALDLPEVPFAKAFEEAAELSMFRFILPPFVWKPMRYFGIGYEKRLKEAIKIVHNFAEKTVARRRNDFIKFGSLNDDHHSDLLSRLVQESELDNYKNMHFSDKLLRDFCISLILAGRDTSSVALTWFFWLIQKNPEVESRIVCEINEVLGCRKSYKNEPDDVVFTLEELKSMVYLQAALSESLRLYPSVPIDVKEVIEDDVFPDGTVVKKGARVFYWIFSMARMESIWGKDCSEFKPERWIKDGQFVSENQYKYAVFNAGPRLCLGKKFAYMQMKMVAASILLRYEVKVVEDHKVAPKVTTTLYMKNGLLVTLKPRLVSIADE; from the coding sequence atggCGAGAAAGCTTGTTTTCTCTTCACTGCAATGGTTGGATTCTCGCTTATGTTGGGAAGTTACCATCTCCTTGCTCGGACTATTCATTCTTAATTGCATATTTCAGAGACTCTTAAACAAGGGTCCAATGCTATGGCCATTTTTTGGGATAACACCTTCGATTCTCCTTCATATCAACAACCTTTATGATTGGATGACCGAGTCTTTGATCAAAGCTGGGGGAACCTTCTACTTCAGGGGAGTGTGGATTGGAGGGGTCTTTGGAATCATGACTGCTGATCCTTCCAACATTGAATACATGCTTAAATCAAAGCTCGAGAATTTTCCTAAAGGTAAGTACTACAGAGAGAGGTTTTCTGACTTTCTTGGGGATGGTATTTTTAATGCTGACGATGAATTATGGAAGGGACAAAGACGAATTGCAACCTCCGAGATGCATTCTAGGTTCTTTGTTGAACGCTCATTTCAAACCATGAAAGACTTGGTGCACCAGAAGCTGCTGAAAGTATTAGAGAAtctgtcggagtcggagggtcGCTTTGATCTCCAAGGAGTTCTTCTTCGCTTTACTTTTGATAACATCTGCACTGCTGCTTTTGGTACTGATCCTGGGTGCTTGGCACTTGATTTACCTGAAGTTCCTTTCGCAAAAGCTTTCGAAGAAGCCGCAGAGCTGAGTATGTTCAGATTTATTTTGCCACCCTTTGTATGGAAGCCCATGAGATACTTTGGGATTGGATACGAGAAGCGGCTCAAAGAGGCAATAAAAATAGTGCATAATTTTGCCGAGAAGACTGTGGCACGTCGAAGGAATGATTTCATCAAGTTTGGAAGCTTGAATGATGATCATCATTCTGATCTCTTGTCAAGACTTGTTCAAGAATCTGAACTAGATAATTATAAGAACATGCATTTTTCAGACAAACTTCTGAGAGATTTCTGCATTAGTTTAATCTTAGCAGGGCGAGACACGAGCTCTGTGGCATTGACATGGTTCTTCTGGTTGATACAAAAGAACCCAGAAGTAGAAAGCAGAATTGTGTGTGAGATTAATGAAGTCTTGGGTTGTCGCAAGTCTTATAAGAATGAACCAGACGACGTAGTTTTTACGTTGGAAGAACTGAAAAGTATGGTGTATTTACAGGCAGCATTATCAGAATCTCTAAGGCTTTATCCTTCAGTGCCAATTGACGTGAAAGAAGTCATAGAAGACGATGTTTTTCCGGACGGTACCGTGGTTAAAAAGGGAGCTCGGGTTTTCTACTGGATTTTCTCAATGGCGAGAATGGAATCCATATGGGGAAAAGACTGCTCAGAGTTTAAGCCAGAGAGGTGGATTAAAGATGGGCAGTTTGTGAGCGAGAACCAGTACAAGTACGCTGTGTTTAATGCCGGTCCAAGATTGTGTCTGGGGAAGAAGTTTGCTTACATGCAGATGAAAATGGTAGCTGCTTCGATCCTGTTGAGGTATGAAGTTAAGGTTGTGGAAGATCATAAAGTTGCTCCTAAAGTGACAACCACTCTTTACATGAAGAATGGTTTGCTGGTGACTCTCAAGCCTAGGTTGGTTTCGATCGCCGATGAATAG